One genomic window of Centropristis striata isolate RG_2023a ecotype Rhode Island chromosome 20, C.striata_1.0, whole genome shotgun sequence includes the following:
- the LOC131958747 gene encoding zinc finger protein 135, whose amino-acid sequence MEDSETELAVSESDALGADFITVELDTQPIEYVVKWAEVGSKFTISCVKKESEEASDLTADQLKIETDEAFFAPYEEVYPCEVTEQSVEIKTDSDEDEEEDGEEEQEVLVEAGSSQLDGEVDSDQADFEPDERQYRCSYCGKSYSHASSLYRHQQTHSGRSAGPPPAKRALEPTHQEARYTCPHCGMSFKGSRMLGSHLRLHGKRRIHPCNICGKEFNHSSSLSRHRLIHKKGKGLPKDVALGPNMAALRHSLKSGAKNKKTKRQQQQRQQQQHVASAIIQSQGGDKFYACPQCDMSFRTSTQLSKHQVTHVKELLDNYTPGKENLGETSSDLKIRLKLCSRDKPNFYTLCKKNRRRRGGRAGKRGPATSSEEDGGGGVGGVGAGRHGCGQCGKRFSHASSLARHQQTHRAVEGGGRGKLQQHHHQKQLHVKTGLPGAAKTKTYTCAACNKTFMHSSSFSRHKKAHLEEEQRAQAAAAKRRKRDDLDETAPLESDSE is encoded by the exons ATGGAGGACTCGGAGACGGAGCTGGCGGTGTCGGAGTCAGACGCTCTGGGCGCCGACTTCATCACGGTGGAGCTGGACACGCAGCCCATCGAGTATGTGGTGAAGTGGGCGGAGGTCGGCTCCAAGTTCACCATCTCCTGCGTCAAGAAGGAGTCGGAGGAGGCGTCGGACCTGACCGCCGACCAGCTGAAGATCGAGACGGACGAGGCCTTCTTCGCGCCCTACGAGGAGGTGTACCCCTGCGAGGTGACGGAGCAGAGCGTGGAGATAAAGACGGACTCcgacgaggacgaggaggaggacggcgaggaggagcaggaggtgctGGTGGAGGCGGGGAGCAGCCAGCTGGACGGCGAGGTCGACTCGGACCAGGCCGACTTTGAGCCCGACGAGCGCCAGTACCGCTGCAGCTACTGCGGCAAGAGCTACAGCCACGCCTCCAGCCTGTACCGCCACCAGCAGACGCACAGCGGGAGGAGCGCCGGGCCGCCGCCCGCCAAACGGGCGCTGGAGCCCACGCACCAGGAGGCGCGCTACACCTGCCCCCACTGCGGGATGAGCTTCAAAGGCAGCAG GATGCTGGGGAGCCACCTGCGGCTGCACGGGAAGCGGCGGATCCACCCCTGCAACATCTGCGGGAAGGAGTTCAACCACAGCTCCAGCCTGTCCCGCCACCGCCTCATCCACAAGAAAGGCAAAGGGCTCCCCAAGGACGTGGCGCTCGGCCCCAACATGGCCGCCCTGCGCCACTCGCTCAAGTCCGGCGCCAAGAACAAGAAGACcaagcggcagcagcagcagcggcagcagcagcagcacgtggCGTCCGCCATCATCCAGAGTCAGGGCGGCGACAAGTTCTACGCCTGCCCGCAGTGCGACATGAGCTTCAGGACGTCCACGCAGCTGTCCAAGCACCAGGTGACGCACGTCAAGGAGCTGCTGGACAACTACACGCCCGGCAAGGAGAACCTTGGCGAGACCTCGTCGGACCTCAAGATCCGCCTCAAGCTCTGCTCCCGCGACAAGCCCAACTTCTACACCCTCTGCAAGAAGAACCGCCGCCGCCGGGGGGGGCGGGCCGGTAAACGGGGCCCCGCCACCTCCTCTGAGGAGGACGGCGGTGGCGGCGTGGGAGGAGTCGGAGCAGGGCGCCACGGCTGCGGCCAGTGCGGGAAGCGGTTCAGCCACGCCTCCAGCCTGGCGCGGCACCAGCAGACCCACAGGGCGGTGGAAGGCGGCGGGCGGGggaagctgcagcagcaccaccaccagAAGCAGCTTCACGTCAAGACCGGACTCCCCGGCGCCGCCAAGACCAAGACCTACACCTGCGCCGCCTGCAACAAGACCTTCATGCACTCGTCCAGCTTCTCCCGCCACAAGAAGGCGcacctggaggaggagcagcgcgCCCAGGCCGCCGCCGCCAAACGCCGGAAGAGGGACGACCTGGACGAGACCGCTCCGCTGGAGTCTGACTCCGAGTGA